A window from Primulina eburnea isolate SZY01 chromosome 2, ASM2296580v1, whole genome shotgun sequence encodes these proteins:
- the LOC140824616 gene encoding uncharacterized protein isoform X2 — MKSPRPGGVRRGSAINTLDEVADSLASSASYSESFQSAASRSAIRSITDTLLGCFTPVCSSKSTSNVFTDSSGASTSGNERRRVIYGAMVLSASERVI, encoded by the exons ATGAAAAGTCCACGTCCCGGCGGTGTACGGAGGGGCTCCGCCATCAATACACTGGATGAGGTGGCAGATTCGTTGGCTTCCTCCGCATCCTACTCGGAATCTTTCCAAAGCGCAGCCTCTAGGAGCGCTATCCGCTCCATCACCGACACTCTGCTGGGATGCTTCACTCCTGTTTGTTCGTCGAAAAGCACGAGCAACGTCTTCACTGATTCTTCTG GTGCTTCAACTTCGGGCAACGAGAGGAGACGCGTCATTTATG GTGCTATGGTTCTGAGCGCTTCGGAGAGAGTTATTTAA
- the LOC140824616 gene encoding uncharacterized protein isoform X1, giving the protein MKSPRPGGVRRGSAINTLDEVADSLASSASYSESFQSAASRSAIRSITDTLLGCFTPVCSSKSTSNVFTDSSGASTSGNERRRVIYGNSNASTHSKEPGSVKFTIEEINKATIIVISGAMVLSASERVI; this is encoded by the exons ATGAAAAGTCCACGTCCCGGCGGTGTACGGAGGGGCTCCGCCATCAATACACTGGATGAGGTGGCAGATTCGTTGGCTTCCTCCGCATCCTACTCGGAATCTTTCCAAAGCGCAGCCTCTAGGAGCGCTATCCGCTCCATCACCGACACTCTGCTGGGATGCTTCACTCCTGTTTGTTCGTCGAAAAGCACGAGCAACGTCTTCACTGATTCTTCTG GTGCTTCAACTTCGGGCAACGAGAGGAGACGCGTCATTTATGGTAATTCAAATGCTTCAACTCACTCAAAAGAACCTGGTAGTGTTAAATTCACCATAGAAGAGATTAACAAAGCCACCATAATCGTAATTTCTG GTGCTATGGTTCTGAGCGCTTCGGAGAGAGTTATTTAA